In a single window of the Methanofollis ethanolicus genome:
- a CDS encoding sensor histidine kinase, whose translation MNESSTTSPDRRPYLHYVLFFVFLVISVTIGFLSTISYLEVRGEIVEAYEEVMDHTDEMIREVVVLVNREDTSRGRDYSTEIVAVLDAYLAGYTPPPDNASLPDTRPPEEHLHRLFGENAAVSVHITRITEVADVVRYSRARPPWEVRTNPDGSVTTSAYDLTPDGSYLLEAAVIIPQQGGIPAIYQQDIVAKARDVNPFLESVRVYDTAGDLVVDLTDPMNTTAGTLGPEMVQQVLTTRADIAVMDEETSRMTRYLFVDPDRETDENIRIVEVTYNLQDRIDHLNTVRLFNIITSLLGIIFGALVALASSWYITRPVDAIVEDVGIIARGDLDHRIRATKGIEFARLEESVNLMVRQLKETIKKLRESEEQVREYSKNLEEMVDRRAEQLEVANEEANLYIDILLHDINNANTVTLSYLEFLKESGLSEEQREYAGKALVGAQKSVEIIMNVGTIRKTYEKKTDLAPISLDRVIREEIAHYPDARIRYDGTDAVVIADNLFGEVFTNLIGNSLKHGGDGTEIRIAVADRGDKVEVSVEDTGPGIPDDLKGAVFERFRRGKTRASGKGLGLHICRSLVTWYGGTIRADDRVAGRPGEGAAIRFTLRKWV comes from the coding sequence ATGAATGAGAGCAGCACCACCTCCCCGGACAGAAGGCCGTATCTTCATTACGTGCTGTTCTTCGTTTTTCTGGTCATCAGCGTCACCATCGGTTTTCTCTCGACGATCTCGTACCTCGAAGTGAGGGGCGAGATCGTCGAGGCGTACGAGGAGGTGATGGACCACACCGACGAGATGATCCGCGAGGTCGTCGTCCTGGTCAACAGAGAGGATACCTCCAGGGGACGAGACTACAGCACGGAGATCGTCGCCGTCCTCGACGCGTACCTCGCGGGGTACACCCCGCCGCCGGACAATGCGTCCCTGCCCGATACCCGGCCGCCGGAGGAACATCTGCACCGTCTGTTCGGGGAAAACGCCGCGGTATCGGTGCACATCACCAGAATCACCGAGGTCGCCGACGTTGTCAGGTACAGCAGGGCACGGCCCCCATGGGAGGTCAGGACGAACCCCGACGGTTCGGTCACCACCAGCGCATACGACCTGACGCCTGACGGGTCCTATCTCCTGGAAGCGGCCGTCATCATCCCGCAGCAGGGCGGGATACCGGCGATCTACCAGCAGGACATCGTCGCGAAAGCGCGGGACGTCAACCCGTTCCTGGAATCGGTCAGGGTCTATGACACTGCCGGAGATCTGGTCGTCGACCTCACCGACCCGATGAACACGACGGCAGGGACGCTCGGGCCGGAGATGGTGCAGCAGGTCCTCACGACGCGGGCGGACATTGCGGTCATGGACGAAGAGACCTCCAGGATGACCAGGTACCTCTTCGTCGACCCTGACAGGGAGACAGACGAGAACATCAGGATCGTCGAAGTCACCTACAACCTGCAGGACAGGATCGACCACCTCAACACGGTCAGATTGTTCAATATCATCACAAGTTTGTTGGGTATCATCTTCGGGGCGCTGGTCGCCCTCGCCTCCTCGTGGTACATCACCCGCCCGGTGGACGCCATCGTGGAGGACGTCGGGATCATCGCGCGGGGCGACCTCGACCACAGGATCAGGGCGACAAAAGGGATCGAGTTCGCCCGCCTGGAAGAGAGCGTCAACCTGATGGTCAGGCAACTCAAGGAGACCATCAAGAAGTTGAGGGAGTCCGAGGAACAGGTCAGGGAGTACAGCAAGAACCTCGAAGAGATGGTGGACCGGCGGGCCGAACAACTGGAGGTGGCAAACGAGGAGGCGAACCTCTACATCGACATCCTCCTCCACGACATCAACAACGCGAACACCGTCACCCTCTCGTACCTCGAGTTCCTGAAAGAGTCGGGCCTGTCAGAGGAGCAGCGCGAGTACGCCGGGAAGGCCCTTGTCGGTGCGCAGAAGAGCGTCGAGATCATCATGAATGTCGGGACGATCAGGAAGACCTACGAGAAGAAGACCGACCTTGCGCCCATCTCTCTCGACCGGGTGATCAGGGAGGAGATCGCGCATTACCCGGACGCGAGGATCCGGTACGACGGAACCGACGCCGTGGTGATCGCGGACAACCTCTTTGGCGAGGTCTTCACAAACCTCATCGGGAACAGCCTGAAGCACGGCGGCGACGGCACGGAGATCAGGATCGCCGTCGCCGATCGCGGCGACAAGGTCGAGGTCTCGGTCGAGGACACCGGCCCGGGCATCCCTGACGACCTCAAGGGCGCTGTCTTCGAGCGCTTCAGGCGCGGGAAGACCCGGGCCTCGGGTAAAGGTCTCGGTCTCCATATCTGCCGGTCCCTGGTGACCTGGTACGGCGGGACGATCCGGGCGGACGACCGGGTCGCGGGACGTCCGGGAGAGGGGGCGGCGATACGGTTCACCCTCAGGAAATGGGTCTGA
- a CDS encoding thiamine pyrophosphate-dependent enzyme — protein MTEECELFECGHRACGGCGPALAARLIMKATGENTIVVASTGCMEVFSTPYPETAWGVPWIHSLFENAAAVASGIEASLKKQGRDEHVVCICGDGATFDIGMLCISGAFERGHDITYICYDNEAYMNTGIQRSGATPYDADTTTSPAGKCSTGNPRPKKDLPAILAAHGAAYVATASIAYPNDLIKKVQRAVSTHGPNYIQVHAPCCTGWGFDGSQTMAVGRLAVETGLWVNYEMMNGEVERVRKVGHRKAVDDYLSVQKRFRHLYRPGRNEEEIAKIQAIADANAAKFGVDLNMKKEE, from the coding sequence ATGACCGAGGAATGCGAACTCTTTGAGTGCGGCCACCGCGCCTGCGGTGGCTGCGGCCCGGCCCTTGCGGCCAGGCTGATCATGAAGGCGACCGGCGAGAACACGATCGTCGTCGCCTCCACCGGGTGCATGGAGGTCTTCTCGACCCCGTACCCGGAGACGGCGTGGGGCGTGCCCTGGATCCACTCTCTCTTCGAGAATGCCGCGGCCGTGGCATCCGGGATCGAGGCCTCCCTCAAGAAGCAGGGGCGGGACGAGCATGTCGTCTGCATCTGCGGCGACGGCGCCACCTTCGATATCGGGATGCTCTGCATCTCCGGCGCCTTCGAGCGGGGGCACGACATCACCTACATCTGCTACGACAACGAGGCCTACATGAACACCGGCATCCAGCGCTCGGGTGCGACGCCGTACGACGCCGACACGACGACGAGCCCTGCCGGCAAGTGCTCGACCGGGAACCCGCGGCCGAAGAAAGACCTCCCGGCGATCCTGGCGGCCCACGGGGCGGCCTATGTGGCCACGGCCTCGATCGCCTACCCGAACGACCTGATCAAGAAGGTGCAGCGCGCCGTCTCGACGCACGGCCCGAACTACATCCAGGTCCACGCCCCCTGCTGCACGGGCTGGGGCTTTGACGGCTCGCAGACGATGGCCGTCGGCCGTCTCGCGGTGGAGACCGGTCTCTGGGTGAACTACGAGATGATGAACGGCGAGGTCGAGCGTGTGCGCAAGGTCGGCCACAGGAAGGCTGTCGACGACTATCTCTCTGTCCAGAAGCGGTTCCGCCACCTCTACCGGCCCGGCCGGAACGAGGAGGAGATCGCCAAGATCCAGGCGATCGCCGATGCCAACGCCGCAAAGTTCGGGGTCGACCTGAACATGAAGAAGGAAGAGTGA
- the porA gene encoding pyruvate ferredoxin oxidoreductase: MMEILEGSHAVAEAVRLCRPQVVAAYPITPQTHIVEALASMVADCKLDAEYICVESEFSALSACLGASAAGSRVYSATTSQGLALMFEVCFNVAGMRQPVVMTIANRALGAPLNIWNDQQDSISLRDSGWLQFYAEDNQEATDLHFIAYKVAEDHRVLLPAMVCFDGFILTHTYEPVDMPSQEAIDAFLPPYAPVNILDAKKPMSLGMYATPDYYMEFRYETDQAQKRAKEVFAEVGAEFAAKFGRDYSGLVEGYRLEDADMAFIALGSICGTVREAIDEMRADGKKVGLLKVRSFRPFPSEEIRAALPGVSKVAVLDKNISLGQKGALALEVRDALYGSGIDVKGYILALGGRDVRQADIKAIADLLEKGEGDQFFGLRTEVL; encoded by the coding sequence ATGATGGAGATTCTGGAAGGTTCCCATGCGGTCGCCGAGGCTGTCAGGCTCTGCCGTCCCCAGGTGGTCGCGGCATACCCGATCACGCCGCAGACGCATATCGTCGAGGCGCTCGCGAGCATGGTCGCCGACTGCAAACTGGACGCCGAGTATATCTGTGTGGAAAGCGAGTTTTCTGCCCTTTCGGCCTGCCTCGGGGCAAGCGCCGCGGGGTCCCGCGTCTACTCCGCGACCACCTCGCAGGGCCTTGCCCTTATGTTCGAGGTCTGCTTCAACGTCGCCGGGATGCGCCAGCCGGTCGTGATGACGATCGCAAACCGCGCCCTCGGTGCGCCCCTGAATATCTGGAACGACCAGCAGGACTCGATCTCCCTGCGGGACTCGGGCTGGCTGCAGTTCTACGCCGAGGACAACCAGGAGGCGACAGACCTCCACTTCATCGCCTACAAGGTTGCCGAGGACCACAGGGTTCTCCTGCCCGCGATGGTCTGCTTCGACGGTTTCATCCTGACGCATACGTATGAACCGGTGGACATGCCCTCGCAGGAGGCGATCGATGCCTTCCTCCCGCCATATGCACCGGTCAACATCCTGGACGCGAAGAAGCCGATGTCCCTTGGCATGTACGCGACCCCTGACTATTACATGGAGTTCAGGTACGAGACCGACCAGGCCCAGAAGCGGGCGAAGGAAGTCTTTGCCGAGGTCGGCGCCGAGTTCGCCGCAAAGTTCGGCCGCGACTACTCCGGTCTCGTCGAGGGCTACCGCCTTGAGGACGCCGACATGGCGTTTATTGCGCTGGGCTCGATCTGCGGGACTGTCAGGGAAGCGATCGACGAGATGCGGGCCGACGGGAAGAAGGTCGGTCTGCTGAAGGTCCGCAGTTTCCGCCCCTTCCCCTCCGAGGAGATCAGGGCCGCCCTCCCGGGCGTCTCGAAGGTTGCGGTCCTCGACAAGAACATCTCCCTCGGCCAGAAGGGCGCGCTCGCACTCGAAGTGCGGGACGCCCTGTACGGCAGCGGGATCGACGTGAAAGGCTACATCCTGGCCCTCGGCGGCAGGGACGTGCGGCAGGCCGATATCAAGGCGATCGCCGACCTCCTCGAAAAAGGAGAGGGCGACCAGTTCTTCGGCCTGCGGACGGAGGTGCTCTGA
- a CDS encoding 4Fe-4S binding protein, translated as MGLNVGCAAAPGRARDNKTGSWRVFKPVFKYDKCVKCGLCEVVCPEGCVHEGEDGYYRPDYTYCKGCGLCAEECPVDDIELVQEEK; from the coding sequence ATGGGGTTGAATGTCGGGTGCGCCGCCGCACCGGGCCGGGCTCGGGACAATAAGACCGGGTCCTGGCGGGTCTTCAAGCCTGTTTTCAAGTACGACAAATGCGTGAAATGTGGTCTCTGCGAGGTCGTCTGTCCCGAGGGCTGCGTGCACGAGGGCGAGGACGGCTATTACCGCCCTGACTATACCTATTGCAAGGGCTGCGGCCTCTGTGCCGAGGAGTGCCCTGTTGATGACATCGAACTCGTCCAGGAGGAGAAGTAA
- a CDS encoding pyruvate ferredoxin oxidoreductase subunit gamma: protein MRELRIHGRGGQGSVTAAELIAVAAFEDGVYSQAFPAFGVERRGAPVQAFVRFNDAKIRLRSQVYEPDYIIVQDSSLIRDVDVFGGLKKGGIAIVNTERSIDAAVPEGVRLITLDATGIALEKLGVPIMNTTLIGAFAAATGEIALPAIRKALMRRFPGKLGEKNVAAAEYAYKLVKGEA, encoded by the coding sequence GTGAGAGAGTTACGCATCCATGGCAGGGGTGGGCAGGGTTCTGTCACTGCTGCCGAACTGATCGCCGTCGCTGCATTCGAAGACGGCGTCTATTCGCAGGCATTTCCTGCATTTGGAGTCGAACGGCGCGGCGCCCCCGTGCAGGCGTTCGTCCGGTTCAACGACGCGAAGATCCGCCTGCGCAGTCAGGTCTATGAACCCGACTACATCATCGTCCAGGACAGCAGCCTGATCCGTGACGTCGATGTCTTCGGCGGTTTGAAGAAGGGGGGCATCGCGATCGTGAATACAGAACGCTCGATCGACGCCGCTGTTCCCGAGGGGGTCAGGCTGATCACCCTCGACGCCACCGGCATCGCCCTTGAGAAACTCGGTGTCCCGATCATGAACACCACGCTCATCGGCGCCTTCGCCGCGGCGACCGGCGAGATCGCCCTCCCCGCGATCAGGAAGGCCCTTATGCGGCGCTTCCCGGGAAAACTTGGCGAGAAGAACGTGGCGGCAGCCGAATATGCCTACAAACTCGTGAAAGGTGAGGCCTGA
- a CDS encoding methanogenesis marker 12 protein, which yields MFIGIDHGTTAMRFASEVDHFKVSREAARDFSVRDLERLCPLDEIEGIAVCYSMGDGISTITDICRVENRGVVSQEGAGKHIGGGTRVFDEVAASGIPAVVMPGIHRGSPTDPRFKAYSHQTSPEKIGIAYEVCHDLGSDAVVCDTSSNTVTLLVSGGRIVGAFDACVFAPGTQHGALDVDAIRRIDAGVETANEAFLHAGVSHTLPPEEQDRTIAMFAAMECAAMLLLNPEAHVALAGSKGPIVAEEVSALLGRPVAVYDEWCAARGLARIARDVFSGKQEILGLSVDL from the coding sequence ATGTTCATCGGGATCGATCATGGCACAACGGCCATGCGCTTTGCATCTGAGGTCGACCACTTCAAAGTCTCGCGCGAGGCCGCGCGGGACTTTTCGGTCCGTGACCTCGAACGTCTCTGTCCTCTCGACGAGATCGAGGGCATTGCGGTCTGCTATTCGATGGGAGACGGCATATCGACCATCACCGACATCTGCAGGGTCGAGAACCGCGGCGTCGTCTCGCAGGAGGGCGCGGGCAAGCACATCGGCGGGGGCACGCGGGTCTTCGACGAGGTCGCCGCAAGCGGCATCCCTGCCGTCGTGATGCCGGGCATCCACCGCGGCTCCCCGACAGATCCCCGGTTCAAGGCGTACTCCCACCAGACCAGCCCGGAGAAGATCGGGATCGCCTACGAAGTCTGCCACGACCTCGGGTCCGACGCCGTGGTCTGCGACACCTCATCGAACACCGTCACCCTCCTGGTCTCCGGGGGGCGGATCGTCGGCGCCTTCGACGCCTGCGTCTTCGCCCCGGGCACGCAGCACGGCGCCCTGGACGTCGACGCGATCCGGAGGATCGACGCGGGCGTGGAGACGGCGAACGAGGCCTTCCTCCATGCCGGCGTCTCCCACACCCTCCCGCCCGAGGAGCAGGACAGGACGATCGCGATGTTCGCGGCGATGGAGTGCGCCGCGATGCTCCTCCTCAACCCCGAGGCTCATGTGGCCCTGGCCGGGTCGAAGGGGCCCATCGTGGCCGAAGAGGTGAGCGCGTTGCTCGGCCGCCCGGTCGCGGTCTATGACGAGTGGTGTGCGGCCCGCGGCCTTGCCCGGATAGCGCGGGACGTCTTCTCCGGAAAACAGGAGATCCTGGGACTTTCCGTTGACCTCTGA
- a CDS encoding DUF368 domain-containing protein — protein sequence MTMRRELREHAGIYLRGLMMGACDVIPGVSGGTIALITGIYERLIGAIGAVDPGSLKHVLHGDFGAFRNDLEKIDFPFLVVLLAGIATAFLVMSGVILYLLGYHGVETYSFFIGLIIASAVVLFLEIRSPGLAGLAFLLAGTVAGFFLTGLGHLDAGHSLPVIFLTGMVAICAMVLPGISGAYMTLILNQYEFMLAALKSFALPEIVTFMVGGLTGLLLFTKALKYLLKNHKTAMLAFLTGLMLGSTRMLSEKAAMSGNILVDGGIFLVAGIVVIGMVEYVKRR from the coding sequence ATGACCATGCGCAGAGAACTACGAGAACACGCCGGGATATATCTCCGTGGCCTGATGATGGGGGCCTGCGACGTCATCCCGGGCGTCTCGGGAGGGACCATCGCCCTCATCACCGGCATCTACGAGCGCCTGATCGGGGCGATCGGCGCCGTCGATCCCGGGTCGCTGAAGCACGTGCTGCACGGCGACTTCGGGGCGTTCAGGAACGACCTCGAAAAAATCGACTTCCCCTTCCTGGTCGTCCTCCTTGCCGGGATCGCCACGGCATTCCTGGTCATGTCGGGAGTCATCCTGTACCTCCTGGGATACCACGGGGTCGAGACCTACTCCTTCTTCATCGGGCTGATCATCGCCTCCGCCGTCGTCCTCTTCCTGGAGATCCGCTCGCCCGGCCTTGCGGGCCTGGCCTTCCTTCTCGCCGGAACCGTCGCCGGGTTTTTCCTGACCGGCCTCGGCCACCTCGACGCCGGCCACTCCCTGCCGGTGATCTTTCTGACCGGGATGGTGGCGATCTGCGCCATGGTCCTCCCCGGCATATCGGGCGCCTACATGACCCTCATCCTCAACCAGTACGAGTTCATGCTCGCGGCGCTCAAGTCATTCGCCCTCCCCGAGATCGTCACCTTCATGGTCGGCGGCCTCACCGGTCTCCTCCTCTTTACGAAGGCCCTCAAATATCTCCTGAAGAACCACAAGACCGCGATGCTCGCCTTCCTCACCGGCCTGATGCTCGGTTCGACCAGGATGCTCTCCGAAAAGGCCGCTATGTCCGGCAATATCCTCGTCGACGGCGGCATCTTCCTCGTCGCCGGCATCGTCGTCATCGGCATGGTGGAGTACGTAAAACGGCGCTAG
- a CDS encoding NAD-dependent epimerase/dehydratase family protein, with the protein MFSIVTGGAGFIGSHLVDTLVEQGDRVLVLDSLRTGDLANIRGHLDAGRIDYLQADLLEDGWQERFEGAERVYHLAADPDVRGSAATPADVYENNVTATVRVLEAMRVHGVGEIVFTSTSTVYGEASVIPTPEDYSPMEPISVYAASKLAAEAMISSYAHTYGMKARVFRFANIIGERSNHGVIWDFAHKLKENPAELEILGDGKQIKSYLLVSECVAALLHAVRAADGPFACFNIGSEDWIDVTAIARIVADEMGLPDVRFRYTGGDRGWVGDVPRMQLAVEKIGATGWHTTVGSEESVRQAARALVREIC; encoded by the coding sequence ATGTTCTCGATCGTCACGGGCGGCGCCGGATTTATCGGCTCCCATCTGGTCGACACCCTTGTGGAGCAGGGGGATCGCGTGCTGGTTCTCGACAGCCTCCGCACCGGGGATCTCGCCAATATCAGGGGGCATCTCGATGCCGGGAGAATCGATTATCTTCAGGCCGACCTGCTCGAAGATGGCTGGCAGGAGAGGTTCGAAGGGGCAGAGAGGGTCTATCACCTCGCCGCCGACCCTGATGTTCGGGGGAGCGCCGCAACGCCGGCAGACGTCTATGAGAACAATGTCACCGCTACGGTCCGCGTCCTCGAAGCGATGCGGGTCCACGGTGTCGGCGAGATCGTCTTCACCTCCACCTCGACTGTCTACGGCGAGGCGTCGGTCATCCCGACGCCCGAGGACTACAGCCCGATGGAACCGATCTCGGTCTATGCCGCGAGCAAACTGGCCGCGGAAGCGATGATCTCGTCCTATGCCCACACCTACGGGATGAAGGCGCGGGTCTTCCGGTTCGCCAACATCATCGGCGAGCGGAGCAACCATGGCGTGATCTGGGACTTCGCCCACAAACTGAAAGAGAACCCGGCCGAACTGGAGATCCTGGGGGACGGGAAGCAGATCAAGTCGTACCTCCTCGTCTCGGAGTGCGTGGCGGCCCTCCTCCACGCGGTCAGGGCGGCGGACGGGCCTTTTGCCTGTTTCAATATCGGGTCCGAGGACTGGATCGATGTCACGGCGATCGCCCGGATCGTCGCCGACGAGATGGGTCTCCCCGACGTGCGTTTCCGGTACACCGGGGGCGACCGCGGCTGGGTGGGCGATGTCCCGAGGATGCAGCTTGCCGTCGAAAAGATCGGGGCGACGGGGTGGCACACGACCGTCGGGTCCGAGGAGTCGGTGCGGCAGGCGGCACGCGCCCTTGTCAGGGAAATCTGCTGA
- a CDS encoding cofactor-independent phosphoglycerate mutase: MKYIVVLGDGMADEPIDALGGMTPLDYADTPNMDRIAREGACGLLRTVKDEFEPGSDVANLSVLGYDPATCYTGRGPLEAASMGIDLGPADYAYRFNLVTVRDGVMEDFNAGHITSEEGADLIGSLAMPGADFHPGISYRNLMVVHGAKGSVTTPPHDIVGQAVAPHLPSGGDAPLLMRCMDAAREAFADHPVNRARVAAGRLPATTIWPWSGGKRPAIPDFRGRWGLAGGMISAVDLLNGIARYAGMEVIHVPGATGFIDTDYQAKARYALDAIERLDFVYVHVEAPDEAGHMGSVEEKVKAIEGVDGLIGTILDNFDGTVAVLPDHPTPIRLKTHTRTPVPFAIRGEVTDSTACFTEKEAAKGAFGLHEAADFLPLLFGRKAA; this comes from the coding sequence ATGAAATATATCGTCGTTCTAGGAGACGGCATGGCCGACGAGCCCATCGACGCGCTCGGCGGCATGACCCCCCTCGACTATGCCGACACCCCGAACATGGACCGCATCGCCCGCGAGGGCGCCTGCGGTCTTCTCCGGACGGTGAAGGACGAGTTCGAGCCGGGGAGCGACGTCGCAAACCTCTCGGTGCTCGGCTACGACCCGGCCACCTGCTATACCGGCAGGGGCCCTCTCGAAGCCGCGAGCATGGGGATCGACCTCGGGCCGGCAGACTATGCCTACCGCTTCAACCTGGTGACGGTGCGGGACGGCGTCATGGAGGACTTCAATGCCGGGCACATCACGAGCGAGGAGGGGGCCGACCTCATCGGGTCCCTTGCCATGCCGGGCGCGGACTTCCACCCCGGGATCTCGTACAGGAATCTGATGGTCGTCCACGGCGCGAAGGGGTCTGTGACCACGCCGCCCCACGACATCGTCGGGCAGGCGGTCGCACCCCACCTCCCCTCAGGCGGGGACGCTCCCCTCCTGATGCGGTGCATGGACGCCGCGAGGGAGGCCTTTGCCGACCACCCGGTGAACCGCGCCCGCGTTGCCGCCGGCAGACTCCCGGCCACGACGATCTGGCCGTGGAGCGGCGGGAAGCGCCCGGCGATCCCTGACTTCAGGGGCCGCTGGGGCCTTGCGGGCGGGATGATCTCGGCGGTCGACCTCCTCAACGGGATCGCCCGCTATGCCGGTATGGAGGTGATCCATGTCCCGGGCGCGACCGGGTTCATCGACACCGACTACCAGGCGAAGGCGCGGTACGCCCTGGACGCGATCGAGCGCCTCGACTTCGTCTATGTCCATGTGGAGGCGCCTGACGAGGCCGGGCACATGGGCAGCGTCGAGGAGAAGGTAAAGGCGATCGAAGGGGTGGACGGCCTCATCGGCACCATCCTGGACAATTTCGACGGCACGGTCGCGGTCCTCCCCGACCACCCGACCCCGATCCGGCTGAAGACCCACACCAGGACGCCTGTGCCCTTCGCGATCCGCGGCGAGGTGACGGACAGCACCGCCTGCTTCACGGAGAAGGAGGCGGCGAAGGGTGCGTTCGGCCTGCACGAAGCCGCGGACTTCCTGCCCCTCCTCTTCGGGCGGAAGGCGGCGTGA
- a CDS encoding beta-ribofuranosylaminobenzene 5'-phosphate synthase: MASFNIAGKLRELEKDVGTLSPMQKILLGTDGSVTTLLENALDCEVTVQTLSQEVVPADDRVAVSLGIRAGEAVNHRIVTLNEKESGKALLYAASDTPLSRLDPSFKDDLMRADIPIGRIMQKHRIEARRELSDVRVCRAGTGISGVFGIFRHEPLLSRRYRIITRGEPLIAIRETFPYCNFTDEARVIVEAPARVHMTLIDMNGSSGRVDGGIGLSVEDPAVVVEAKKSDRLTVRGEGESAERVKKTAEKVLAALGVRGGAEITLHRTYPGHIGLGSGTQIALATARALSALYRPMEVREIAAIAGRGGTSGIGTAAFESGGFILDGGHSFGPSGAKSDFRPSAASHGVRPAPVLFRHPVPEDWQVLLATPAIPKGENGKAEVDIFRQYCPVPIGDVQALCHTVLMQMLPGIVEKDLDLFGTAVNAIQGLGFKRVEHSLQPPLIHDLVAALRATDAAGVGLSSFGPTVYAIGDTGMQDALGAAEEAMAETGGTAFLTRARNRGADVRASP, encoded by the coding sequence ATGGCATCATTCAACATCGCCGGAAAACTCCGGGAACTGGAGAAAGATGTCGGCACTCTCTCGCCGATGCAGAAGATCCTCCTCGGCACCGACGGCTCGGTGACCACTCTTCTGGAAAACGCGCTTGATTGCGAGGTGACGGTGCAGACGCTCTCGCAGGAGGTGGTGCCTGCCGACGACCGCGTGGCGGTGTCCCTCGGTATCCGTGCAGGCGAAGCGGTCAACCACCGGATCGTGACCCTGAACGAGAAGGAGAGCGGGAAGGCACTTCTGTACGCGGCGTCCGACACCCCGCTCTCCCGCCTCGACCCTTCGTTCAAGGACGACCTGATGCGGGCCGACATCCCGATCGGGCGGATCATGCAGAAGCACCGGATCGAGGCGCGGCGCGAACTCAGCGACGTGCGGGTGTGCCGGGCCGGCACCGGCATCAGCGGCGTCTTCGGCATCTTCCGCCACGAACCCCTCCTCTCCCGCAGGTATCGGATCATCACCCGCGGGGAACCCCTGATCGCCATCAGGGAAACTTTCCCGTACTGCAACTTCACCGACGAGGCCAGGGTGATCGTGGAGGCCCCGGCACGGGTCCATATGACCCTCATCGACATGAACGGGAGTTCGGGGCGGGTCGACGGCGGGATAGGCCTCTCTGTCGAGGACCCGGCCGTCGTCGTCGAGGCGAAAAAGAGCGACAGACTCACGGTGAGAGGAGAGGGGGAGAGTGCCGAGAGGGTGAAAAAGACCGCAGAGAAAGTCCTTGCCGCCCTCGGCGTCCGGGGAGGTGCCGAGATCACCCTCCACCGCACCTATCCCGGACACATCGGCCTCGGCAGCGGCACCCAGATCGCCCTCGCCACCGCCCGCGCCCTCTCCGCCCTGTACCGGCCCATGGAGGTCAGGGAGATCGCGGCGATCGCCGGGAGAGGCGGGACGTCGGGGATCGGGACCGCGGCATTCGAGTCGGGCGGTTTCATCCTGGACGGCGGGCACAGTTTCGGCCCTTCGGGAGCGAAGTCCGACTTCAGGCCGTCGGCGGCCTCGCACGGCGTGAGGCCCGCCCCCGTACTCTTCAGGCACCCTGTCCCCGAGGACTGGCAGGTCCTCCTCGCCACTCCCGCCATTCCGAAGGGCGAAAACGGGAAGGCCGAGGTCGATATCTTCAGGCAGTACTGCCCGGTACCCATCGGCGACGTGCAGGCGCTCTGCCACACGGTGCTGATGCAGATGCTCCCCGGCATCGTCGAAAAAGACCTCGACCTCTTCGGGACGGCGGTGAACGCGATCCAGGGCCTCGGGTTCAAACGTGTCGAACACAGCCTCCAGCCCCCTCTCATCCACGACCTCGTCGCCGCACTCAGGGCAACCGACGCCGCAGGAGTCGGGCTGAGTTCCTTCGGCCCGACTGTCTACGCGATCGGCGACACAGGCATGCAGGACGCCCTCGGGGCCGCGGAGGAAGCGATGGCGGAGACCGGCGGGACGGCGTTCCTCACCCGCGCACGGAACCGCGGGGCGGACGTCAGGGCATCCCCCTGA